A region of Jonquetella anthropi DSM 22815 DNA encodes the following proteins:
- a CDS encoding ornithine cyclodeaminase family protein, which produces MKSVRIRFLSQEDILSLNLTSTQIVSALERMLVSHGKKLVQMPPKPAIFPREGRKYDYMHAMPAYASDLDVCGLKWLSRSSENERDRDLPQFTGLQVMNDPDSGVPLAVMDCRWITVARTTAVSVLTARLCSPRAPKVMGLLGTGLQGRFHALMLAQELPTVKEIRVYNRTESKRDEFIRQIAPKLPGVKLVPATMEEAVRDCDVVAAVGPGGHGIHLDWIAPGSLFISINLAQPLAPDAVAGVERIFTDDAKQFLNRFETEPDAFGGKPEVDGELSELVLGKKQPRIAPSDRVLSLNLGMAISDLALGDLIYREAEARNVGTVLPLMEQEDLWPVIG; this is translated from the coding sequence GTGAAGTCTGTCCGCATTCGTTTTCTGTCCCAAGAGGACATCCTGTCACTAAATCTCACGTCAACGCAAATCGTTTCGGCCCTTGAACGAATGCTCGTTTCTCACGGCAAAAAGTTGGTGCAGATGCCGCCGAAACCGGCGATCTTCCCCCGTGAGGGGCGCAAGTACGACTACATGCACGCCATGCCGGCCTACGCGTCCGACCTGGACGTATGCGGCCTCAAGTGGCTTTCTCGCTCGTCAGAGAACGAGCGGGATCGGGATCTGCCCCAGTTCACCGGCCTGCAGGTGATGAACGATCCGGACAGCGGCGTGCCGCTTGCCGTCATGGACTGCCGCTGGATCACCGTGGCAAGGACGACAGCCGTTTCCGTTCTCACCGCCCGACTCTGCTCGCCCCGCGCGCCGAAGGTGATGGGCCTTTTGGGGACCGGCCTTCAGGGCAGGTTCCACGCCCTCATGCTGGCTCAAGAGCTGCCGACCGTGAAGGAAATCCGCGTCTACAACCGCACCGAGTCGAAACGGGACGAGTTTATCCGTCAGATCGCGCCCAAGCTGCCCGGCGTAAAGCTGGTTCCGGCCACGATGGAAGAGGCCGTCAGGGACTGCGACGTGGTGGCAGCAGTCGGCCCCGGCGGGCACGGAATCCACTTGGACTGGATCGCCCCCGGATCGCTTTTCATTTCCATCAACTTGGCGCAGCCGCTGGCTCCCGACGCCGTCGCCGGCGTTGAGCGAATTTTCACCGACGACGCCAAACAGTTCTTGAACCGTTTTGAGACCGAGCCGGACGCGTTCGGCGGCAAGCCGGAAGTGGACGGCGAGCTGAGCGAGCTGGTACTCGGGAAAAAACAGCCGCGGATCGCGCCTTCAGATCGAGTGCTGTCGCTTAACTTGGGTATGGCGATCAGCGACTTGGCCTTAGGGGACCTCATTTACCGCGAGGCCGAGGCCAGAAACGTGGGAACCGTGCTTCCCCTGATGGAACAGGAAGACCTCTGGCCGGTTATCGGCTAG
- a CDS encoding ABC transporter substrate-binding protein encodes MKRKLLFCTLAALAALAVGASLPVFGQEKDTLVVGVNVDAKNLDPQNSVDTASFSLIKQVFEPLVTVDGKTRELVPVLAEKWERLDDATYKFYLRKGVKFHNGEELTADDVVFSLKRATDPTQSVYAGSSGRFIDPNGFEIIDKYTVIVRTKGPVGGFLFNMKHPYASIFCRKAVEEAGSDVSRRPIGTGPFKFVSWNKGEKLTLARFDDYWGKKANFKNLEFLILPDESSRVIALETGKADFIYAVPSSDAERIDQSDKVHVTKGPSMVLMHLGLNTKSPKLSDPRVRQAIDYALDKNVLNQVVYQGNSEVPAGPLLPVSMWYPKDAKPWPFDQQKAKELLAEAGVKLPLELNLWVVNAQERIDLATVIQSMLAQVGINVNVQVFENAVFEEKIKSGQHDMYIITWGMQTSRDPAMYWQTMLYSTAAGTTNKSFTSDPKLDELIDAALACLDMDKRNELLQQLWNRILEYHPIIPLALPNELYGSDRNLQGVDDLYDGKINYLGNLHY; translated from the coding sequence ATGAAACGGAAGCTGTTGTTCTGTACTTTGGCTGCGCTGGCAGCCCTTGCGGTTGGCGCGTCTCTCCCGGTCTTCGGACAGGAAAAGGACACGCTGGTGGTAGGAGTGAACGTGGACGCTAAGAACCTCGACCCGCAGAACTCGGTCGACACGGCGTCGTTCTCCCTGATTAAGCAGGTGTTCGAGCCTCTTGTCACAGTCGACGGCAAGACCCGTGAGCTCGTCCCCGTGCTGGCCGAGAAGTGGGAACGGCTCGACGACGCCACCTACAAGTTCTACCTCCGCAAGGGCGTCAAGTTCCACAACGGCGAAGAGCTCACCGCCGACGACGTGGTGTTCTCCCTCAAGCGGGCCACCGACCCGACCCAGTCGGTCTACGCCGGATCCAGCGGCCGCTTTATCGACCCGAACGGGTTTGAGATCATCGACAAGTACACGGTCATCGTTCGGACGAAGGGCCCGGTCGGCGGGTTCCTGTTCAACATGAAGCACCCCTACGCCTCCATTTTCTGCCGCAAGGCGGTAGAAGAAGCGGGCAGCGACGTGTCCCGCCGCCCGATTGGCACCGGCCCGTTCAAGTTCGTCAGCTGGAACAAGGGCGAAAAGCTCACCTTGGCCCGATTTGACGACTACTGGGGCAAGAAGGCCAACTTCAAGAACCTCGAGTTCCTCATTCTTCCCGACGAGAGCAGCCGGGTCATCGCGCTAGAAACCGGCAAGGCCGACTTCATCTACGCCGTGCCCAGTAGCGACGCGGAGCGAATCGACCAGAGCGACAAGGTTCACGTCACCAAGGGGCCCAGCATGGTGCTGATGCACCTCGGGCTGAACACCAAGAGTCCGAAGCTGTCCGATCCTCGGGTCCGTCAGGCCATCGACTACGCGCTGGACAAGAACGTGCTGAACCAAGTGGTCTATCAGGGCAACTCGGAAGTTCCAGCCGGCCCACTGCTTCCCGTCAGCATGTGGTATCCCAAGGACGCCAAGCCTTGGCCGTTTGACCAACAGAAAGCCAAAGAGCTGCTAGCCGAAGCAGGCGTCAAGCTGCCGTTGGAGCTGAACCTGTGGGTAGTCAACGCTCAGGAACGAATCGACTTGGCGACGGTTATCCAGTCCATGCTGGCTCAGGTTGGCATCAACGTGAACGTGCAGGTGTTTGAAAACGCCGTGTTCGAGGAGAAGATCAAGTCCGGCCAGCACGACATGTACATCATTACTTGGGGTATGCAGACGTCCCGCGACCCAGCGATGTACTGGCAGACCATGCTCTACTCCACGGCCGCCGGCACAACCAACAAGTCGTTCACGTCCGACCCCAAGCTCGACGAGCTGATTGACGCGGCGTTGGCCTGTCTTGACATGGACAAGAGAAACGAGCTGCTTCAGCAGCTGTGGAACCGAATTCTCGAGTACCACCCCATCATCCCGCTGGCACTGCCCAATGAGCTGTACGGCTCTGACAGAAACCTTCAGGGCGTCGACGACCTGTACGACGGGAAAATCAACTACCTCGGCAACCTGCACTATTAG
- a CDS encoding ABC transporter substrate-binding protein — MKKSFLVLALTAALCACALPAAADPKDTLVVGVNVDAKNLDPQNSVDTASFSLIKQVFEPLVTVDGKTRELVPVLAEKWERLDDITYKFYLRKGVKFHNGEELTADDVVFSLKRATDPTQSVYAGSSGKFINPNGFEIIDKYTVIVRTNGPVGSFLAHMKHPYASIFCRKAVEEAGSDVSRRPIGTGPFKFVSWNKGEKLTLTRFDDYWGKKANFKNLEFLILPDESSRVIALETGKADFIYAVPSSDAERIDQSDKVHVIKGPSMVLMHLGLNTQSPKLSDPRVRQAIDYALDKRVLNQVVYQGNSEVPAGPLLPAHMWYPKDAQPWPFDQQKAKELLAESGVKLPLELNLWVINAQERIDLATVIQSMLAQVGINVNVQVFENAVFEEKIKSGQHDMYIITWGAQTTRDPSFYWQTMLYSKAAGTTNKSFTKNPEIDKFIDESISTLEQEKRFEVFAKLWDVIQAYHPIVALALPNELYGARRDLKGTEDLCDGKINYLGNLHY, encoded by the coding sequence GTGAAAAAGAGTTTTCTCGTTCTCGCTCTGACGGCCGCTCTGTGCGCCTGCGCGCTGCCCGCCGCCGCTGATCCCAAGGACACATTGGTCGTGGGGGTGAACGTGGACGCCAAGAACCTCGACCCGCAGAACTCGGTCGACACGGCGTCGTTCTCCCTGATAAAGCAGGTGTTCGAGCCTCTTGTCACAGTCGACGGCAAGACCCGCGAGCTCGTTCCCGTGCTGGCCGAAAAGTGGGAACGGCTCGACGACATCACCTACAAGTTCTATCTCCGAAAGGGCGTCAAGTTCCACAACGGTGAAGAGCTCACCGCCGACGACGTGGTGTTCTCCCTCAAGCGGGCCACCGACCCGACCCAGTCAGTCTACGCCGGCTCCAGCGGCAAGTTCATCAACCCGAACGGGTTTGAGATCATCGACAAGTACACGGTCATCGTTCGCACCAATGGCCCTGTGGGAAGCTTTTTAGCCCACATGAAACACCCCTACGCCTCCATTTTCTGCCGCAAGGCGGTGGAAGAAGCCGGCAGCGACGTGTCCCGCCGGCCGATCGGCACCGGCCCGTTCAAGTTCGTCAGCTGGAACAAGGGCGAAAAGCTCACCTTGACCCGATTTGACGACTACTGGGGCAAGAAGGCCAACTTCAAGAACCTCGAATTCCTCATTCTTCCCGACGAGAGCAGCCGTGTCATCGCGCTGGAGACCGGCAAGGCCGACTTCATTTACGCCGTGCCCAGCAGCGACGCGGAGCGAATCGACCAGAGCGACAAGGTTCACGTCATCAAGGGCCCCAGCATGGTGCTGATGCACCTCGGGCTGAACACCCAGAGCCCCAAGCTGTCCGATCCTCGGGTCCGTCAGGCCATCGACTACGCGCTGGACAAGAGAGTGCTGAACCAGGTGGTCTATCAGGGCAACTCGGAAGTTCCAGCCGGTCCGCTGCTTCCCGCTCATATGTGGTACCCGAAGGACGCCCAGCCATGGCCGTTCGACCAACAGAAAGCCAAAGAGCTGCTGGCCGAATCGGGAGTCAAACTGCCGTTGGAGCTGAACCTGTGGGTGATCAACGCTCAGGAGCGAATCGACCTGGCAACGGTTATCCAGTCCATGCTGGCTCAGGTTGGCATCAACGTGAATGTGCAGGTGTTTGAAAACGCCGTGTTCGAGGAGAAGATCAAGTCCGGCCAGCACGACATGTACATCATTACCTGGGGCGCTCAGACGACCAGAGACCCGTCGTTCTATTGGCAGACCATGCTCTACTCCAAAGCTGCCGGCACCACCAACAAGTCGTTCACGAAGAACCCGGAAATCGACAAGTTCATCGACGAATCAATCTCCACTCTGGAGCAGGAAAAACGCTTTGAAGTGTTTGCCAAACTCTGGGACGTCATTCAGGCGTATCACCCCATCGTCGCGTTGGCCCTGCCTAATGAGCTTTACGGGGCCCGTCGGGACCTGAAAGGGACCGAGGACCTGTGCGACGGAAAAATTAACTACCTAGGCAACCTGCACTACTAG
- a CDS encoding S10 family serine carboxypeptidase-like protein, which yields MEDIRVGEEGAFQARQPESSFDDSIELDGERLDYTCTVGQLPLYGDQDDQRCEWFYAAYTKKNLSELERACRPVTFAFNGCPGTSSIYLHVGGLAPKALCQSDHGLDVPRPPFRLEDNPGTILDFTDLVFIDPLGTGFSRGAGWDKDLLKRYCGVDEDAEAFSEFIRVWLTKQRRWADPVVVFGESYGGVRGGRLLTKLQDRGIMPEAFVALSPAFSYAELNTTALLERHLVHTLPAMAVCAWYHKKLSSRLQALTVDQLREEVGNWAKSEYVPLLWKGVNCLTEKERADCAAKLAEYTGLTVAQVEDMNLKVLHSRFAGLLLADEGKAVSLFDSRLTVPEHGYKGDTEPSSFRVSYPALAALHDYFGDRLPAGPEREYYLFNDAYVAPAWNFFSGYETKLEGIPTRAGGFISSLEQIALAMKRFPDMGLFVGCGYFDIHCSIDTTQYCLNHLPIPRELMGQITLRRYWGGHMLYTNMDARLELRRDLKEFYSRTLAR from the coding sequence ATGGAAGATATTCGCGTCGGCGAAGAAGGGGCATTTCAGGCCCGCCAGCCTGAGAGCAGTTTTGACGACTCTATCGAGCTGGACGGAGAACGGCTGGATTACACCTGCACGGTCGGCCAGCTGCCGCTGTACGGCGATCAGGATGATCAGCGGTGCGAGTGGTTCTACGCTGCCTATACGAAAAAGAACTTGAGCGAGTTGGAGCGGGCGTGTCGGCCAGTGACATTCGCGTTTAACGGCTGTCCCGGCACGTCGTCGATTTACCTTCACGTTGGCGGCTTGGCTCCCAAGGCGCTCTGCCAGTCGGATCACGGGCTTGACGTGCCCCGCCCGCCGTTTCGGCTGGAAGACAACCCGGGCACGATCCTTGACTTCACCGACCTCGTGTTCATCGACCCGCTGGGTACCGGTTTCAGCCGCGGGGCTGGCTGGGATAAAGACCTGCTCAAGCGGTACTGCGGCGTTGACGAGGACGCGGAAGCCTTTTCTGAGTTTATCCGCGTCTGGCTGACAAAACAGCGCCGCTGGGCCGATCCGGTCGTGGTCTTTGGCGAGAGTTACGGCGGCGTCAGAGGCGGCCGGCTGCTGACGAAGCTGCAGGACCGAGGCATCATGCCCGAGGCGTTTGTGGCCCTGTCGCCGGCGTTCTCATACGCCGAGCTGAACACTACCGCCCTGCTGGAGCGTCATTTAGTGCATACGCTGCCGGCAATGGCTGTCTGCGCGTGGTACCACAAAAAGCTCAGCAGCCGTCTTCAGGCCCTGACGGTCGATCAGCTGCGGGAAGAAGTGGGCAACTGGGCGAAAAGCGAGTACGTTCCGCTCCTGTGGAAGGGCGTCAACTGCTTGACAGAGAAAGAGCGGGCTGATTGCGCCGCCAAGCTGGCCGAATACACCGGGTTGACGGTTGCTCAGGTGGAGGACATGAACCTGAAGGTGCTCCACAGCCGATTCGCCGGCCTGCTCTTGGCCGACGAAGGGAAGGCCGTCAGCCTGTTCGACTCCCGGCTCACCGTGCCGGAGCACGGCTACAAGGGCGATACCGAGCCGAGCTCGTTTAGGGTGTCGTACCCGGCGCTGGCTGCTCTTCACGATTACTTCGGGGATCGGCTGCCCGCCGGTCCGGAGCGGGAGTACTACCTGTTCAACGACGCGTACGTCGCGCCGGCGTGGAACTTCTTCAGCGGGTACGAGACGAAACTGGAAGGCATTCCGACCCGAGCCGGCGGCTTCATCAGCTCGCTGGAACAGATCGCTTTGGCGATGAAGCGCTTCCCCGACATGGGGCTTTTCGTCGGGTGCGGGTACTTTGACATTCACTGTAGCATCGACACGACCCAGTACTGTCTGAACCACCTGCCGATCCCACGCGAGCTGATGGGCCAGATAACGCTTCGCCGCTACTGGGGCGGCCACATGCTCTATACCAACATGGACGCCCGGCTGGAGCTGCGGCGCGACCTGAAAGAGTTTTACAGCCGGACACTTGCCCGGTAA
- the rsmA gene encoding 16S rRNA (adenine(1518)-N(6)/adenine(1519)-N(6))-dimethyltransferase RsmA — MERFVHRTQLGQNFLANGAVIDRAVARAELREDETVLEIGAGQGVLTSALLASPARFVHSFEIDRRLEQWLAPLECSRLALHWGDVMSFPLAELDPLPTAVVANIPYHITTPLIWKVLEELAPRGLTRLVLLVQKEAAERLCAPPRTKARYPLGVTIEAMGNAETFMKVSPGSFVPPPKVWSALVHIQLVRRHELALNALWRRLLRDAFAQRRKKALNSLEAAGRNKEETARAFQDCSISPNARAEELTTDQWLALLEKTS, encoded by the coding sequence ATGGAACGATTCGTCCATCGCACCCAGCTGGGTCAAAATTTTCTCGCCAACGGCGCGGTCATCGACCGGGCCGTCGCCCGCGCGGAGCTTCGCGAGGACGAAACCGTCCTCGAAATAGGCGCCGGTCAGGGCGTCCTGACGTCCGCGCTTCTGGCCTCGCCAGCTCGGTTCGTCCACTCGTTCGAAATCGACCGACGGCTCGAGCAGTGGCTGGCTCCGCTTGAGTGCTCACGGCTTGCCCTGCACTGGGGCGACGTGATGAGCTTTCCTCTGGCCGAGCTCGACCCACTGCCCACCGCCGTCGTGGCAAACATTCCCTATCACATCACCACGCCGCTGATCTGGAAGGTTCTCGAAGAGCTCGCCCCGCGCGGCTTGACGCGGCTCGTTCTGCTGGTGCAGAAGGAAGCGGCCGAGCGGCTGTGCGCCCCGCCGAGGACAAAAGCCCGGTACCCGCTTGGCGTGACGATTGAGGCGATGGGCAACGCCGAGACGTTCATGAAGGTGTCCCCCGGCTCGTTCGTCCCACCGCCGAAGGTCTGGTCGGCTCTGGTCCATATCCAGCTCGTCCGGCGGCATGAACTGGCGCTGAACGCCCTCTGGCGCCGGCTTCTGCGCGACGCGTTCGCCCAGCGGCGCAAAAAGGCCCTGAACTCGCTTGAAGCCGCGGGACGAAACAAAGAGGAGACGGCTCGAGCCTTTCAGGACTGCTCCATCAGCCCAAACGCCCGGGCTGAGGAACTGACAACCGACCAATGGCTGGCGCTGTTGGAAAAAACCTCATAA
- the der gene encoding ribosome biogenesis GTPase Der, protein MAIVSIVGRPNVGKSSLFNRLVGSRRAIVDDQPGVTRDRLFGRVEWGDRSFYLVDTGGLLLRDDDPIMRSMRGQIQQAIEESDAVLFVVDGPSGVTWMDQDVADVLRKASSRVIVVINKLDDWKHDDLAMEAYSLGFDKVIGVSALHDRGIDELKEAVCAVLPDRQLPPEAEEVIKIALVGRPNCGKSSILNRLAGEDRSLVSDVAGTTRDAIDWETAQNSRTFRIVDTAGLRRKSRQKGNVEFYSSVRTMQAVDECDVAVFIMDASEPATEQDQRLVAEILDRGKGLVLVVNKWDLITGERPGDEMTKKLDEEFRFAADAPRLFTSALSGRGLHKLLDLAAGVYDRRRARFSSALLNRIVRDMLAFERLPSDGKGRLLRIFYCTQSSDVPPTFVFFVNDPKLVTQAFENHMRKKIRELEDFSGVPLRLFWRGRKKENPA, encoded by the coding sequence ATGGCAATAGTTTCTATCGTCGGCCGCCCGAACGTGGGCAAGTCATCGCTTTTCAACCGTCTGGTCGGCAGCCGCCGGGCCATCGTGGACGACCAACCGGGCGTCACCCGGGATCGGCTCTTCGGCCGCGTCGAGTGGGGAGACCGCTCGTTTTACCTTGTTGACACCGGCGGCCTACTGCTTCGCGACGACGACCCGATCATGCGGTCCATGAGAGGCCAGATACAGCAGGCCATCGAAGAAAGCGACGCGGTTCTGTTCGTGGTTGACGGCCCGTCAGGCGTCACGTGGATGGATCAGGACGTGGCCGACGTGCTCCGCAAAGCCTCGTCCCGCGTCATCGTGGTCATCAACAAGCTGGACGACTGGAAGCACGACGATCTGGCCATGGAAGCGTACTCGCTGGGCTTTGACAAGGTCATCGGCGTCAGCGCGCTTCACGACCGGGGCATTGACGAGCTGAAAGAGGCCGTCTGCGCGGTCCTCCCAGACCGCCAGCTCCCGCCGGAGGCCGAAGAAGTCATAAAAATCGCCCTCGTCGGGCGGCCCAACTGCGGCAAATCGAGCATACTCAACAGGCTGGCCGGCGAGGACCGCTCTCTGGTGAGCGACGTGGCAGGAACGACCCGGGACGCCATCGACTGGGAGACGGCTCAAAACAGCCGGACGTTCAGAATCGTGGACACCGCCGGGCTGCGGCGCAAAAGCCGTCAGAAAGGGAACGTCGAGTTCTATTCGTCGGTGCGGACCATGCAGGCCGTGGACGAGTGCGACGTGGCCGTCTTCATCATGGACGCGTCCGAGCCGGCGACAGAACAGGATCAGCGCCTTGTGGCCGAAATCCTCGACCGGGGCAAAGGGCTCGTCCTAGTGGTCAACAAGTGGGACCTCATCACCGGCGAGCGGCCGGGCGACGAGATGACAAAAAAGCTGGACGAGGAATTTCGGTTCGCCGCGGACGCGCCGAGGCTCTTCACGTCCGCCCTCTCGGGCAGAGGCCTGCATAAGTTGCTCGACTTGGCTGCCGGCGTGTACGACCGGCGGCGGGCTCGGTTCAGCTCGGCGCTTCTCAACCGGATCGTCAGGGACATGCTCGCGTTTGAGCGGCTTCCCAGCGACGGAAAAGGCCGGCTCCTGCGCATCTTCTACTGCACTCAAAGCTCCGACGTGCCGCCGACGTTCGTGTTCTTCGTCAACGATCCCAAGCTGGTCACGCAGGCGTTTGAGAACCATATGAGGAAAAAGATCCGCGAGCTGGAGGACTTCTCCGGCGTGCCGCTTCGCCTGTTCTGGCGTGGCAGAAAGAAAGAGAACCCAGCGTAA
- a CDS encoding primosomal protein, producing MTLVRVWLAGPWWHSLTYESDGPVPSGCRVAVPVGRSVRIGLVAGPEDGPADQTVKKILRVIDPAPTVAQAMIPVVEWAAGSFFCSPGDVIRQLLPGSFWKGEPFPEWTQEGTVPSSSETFYDPSDEARFQKVVSTLTGCSGGAIVMTPELETAKEWARRLSGAGLKKRLILWPKGAKAIAAAWKKCLGSDDPIVIGSSACVMAPLRRPELCAIEGESLAAYVLQSGVGLSVRSLAARRFHAGGKVLLLGRMPSSRVFCACAPREAESSPDDKAGLRFVSLFDAARHELTGFRFPFSIGESVLSDTKKVLRAGKTVLWLLDRRGEAGEIRCLECDQPVVCGRCGAGVTLWGGRLVCPVCRWSAELPDACPHCGGRLLQSRRPGLEALLPIAQALAGSQPVVLWHQNDPSGVREAREKVAALAETGGLVLGSRRALSLLSKLDVPLVCWLDADAEARQPDYASRAEAYSMILESMTRGRPKGRDVVLQTRSPQKGWQITLKSGWKAFWIGELKERRELGFPPYSYFVTIDPAGRSDEVRQALDDGGFSYMESDEKISLLAERLAPLHQCLAPLFSIGQSRKGFPKISLRLD from the coding sequence ATGACACTGGTTCGCGTGTGGCTGGCCGGCCCTTGGTGGCACAGCCTGACGTACGAGAGCGACGGCCCGGTTCCCTCGGGCTGTCGGGTCGCCGTCCCGGTTGGCCGAAGCGTCCGAATCGGCCTCGTCGCCGGACCGGAAGACGGGCCAGCCGACCAGACGGTAAAAAAAATACTTCGGGTCATCGACCCAGCCCCGACGGTGGCTCAGGCGATGATTCCCGTCGTCGAATGGGCGGCTGGCTCGTTTTTCTGCTCACCCGGCGACGTCATTCGCCAGCTCCTGCCCGGTTCGTTCTGGAAGGGCGAGCCGTTTCCCGAATGGACGCAAGAAGGGACTGTTCCGTCCAGCTCGGAGACGTTTTACGATCCCAGCGACGAGGCACGGTTCCAGAAAGTCGTCTCCACCTTGACCGGCTGTTCGGGCGGGGCCATCGTCATGACCCCGGAGCTGGAGACGGCTAAAGAATGGGCCCGCCGCCTGAGCGGCGCCGGACTAAAAAAACGGCTCATTCTCTGGCCCAAAGGGGCCAAGGCGATTGCCGCCGCGTGGAAGAAGTGCCTTGGAAGCGACGATCCGATAGTCATCGGCAGTTCGGCCTGCGTCATGGCTCCACTGCGCCGGCCGGAGCTGTGCGCCATCGAAGGCGAAAGTTTGGCAGCGTACGTGCTCCAAAGCGGCGTCGGCCTGTCGGTCCGAAGCCTCGCCGCCCGGCGGTTTCACGCCGGAGGCAAGGTCCTCCTTTTAGGCCGCATGCCCTCGTCCCGCGTCTTTTGCGCCTGCGCGCCTCGCGAGGCCGAATCGTCGCCGGACGACAAAGCGGGACTTCGTTTTGTCAGCCTGTTTGACGCGGCGCGTCATGAGCTGACGGGGTTTCGGTTTCCCTTTTCCATCGGCGAGTCGGTGCTGAGCGACACGAAAAAAGTCCTTCGAGCCGGAAAAACTGTCCTGTGGCTCCTTGACCGGCGCGGCGAGGCCGGCGAAATACGGTGCTTGGAGTGTGACCAACCGGTAGTCTGCGGCCGGTGCGGCGCCGGGGTAACTCTTTGGGGCGGACGGCTCGTCTGTCCCGTCTGCCGCTGGTCGGCCGAACTGCCCGACGCCTGTCCTCACTGCGGCGGCCGGCTCCTTCAAAGCCGCCGCCCCGGGCTTGAAGCACTCCTGCCGATAGCTCAGGCCTTGGCGGGCTCACAGCCGGTCGTTTTATGGCACCAAAACGACCCGTCTGGAGTGCGGGAGGCTCGGGAAAAGGTAGCTGCCTTGGCCGAGACCGGCGGGCTCGTGTTGGGGTCCCGGCGCGCCCTGTCCCTGCTGTCAAAGCTCGACGTGCCGTTAGTCTGCTGGCTCGACGCCGACGCGGAAGCCCGCCAGCCGGACTACGCCTCCCGCGCCGAAGCGTACTCGATGATTCTCGAGTCAATGACCCGAGGCAGGCCCAAGGGCCGGGACGTGGTCCTTCAGACCCGGTCGCCACAGAAAGGCTGGCAGATCACGCTGAAATCTGGCTGGAAAGCGTTTTGGATCGGCGAACTCAAAGAGCGGCGGGAGCTCGGATTTCCTCCGTACTCGTACTTCGTCACCATCGACCCGGCGGGCCGGAGCGACGAAGTGCGCCAGGCGCTGGACGACGGCGGGTTCTCGTACATGGAATCGGACGAAAAAATAAGCCTCCTCGCGGAGCGTCTGGCGCCTCTGCACCAGTGCCTTGCTCCGCTTTTTTCCATCGGCCAGTCCCGGAAGGGATTCCCGAAAATTAGCCTGCGCCTGGACTGA
- the coaBC gene encoding bifunctional phosphopantothenoylcysteine decarboxylase/phosphopantothenate--cysteine ligase CoaBC: MVPLQWQSNRRIVLAVTGGIAAYKTPGLVRLLASYGCQVRVVMTQAAESFVSPMVLETLSGNRVWRQSDFLSVSGGSQIPHIQLAQWAEAVIVAPCTAHHLAAAAVGLGDSLVAATLLATKAPVLFFPAMNSQMLAHPATEENIRTLARRGAFVAGAENGPLACGEEGPGRMPEPEEIVRQLWRVLSPASDLAGRRVLITAGPTREYLDPVRFISNPSTGKMGAALAWTAVLRGASVEVVAGPTSVQFPKEASVTRVVSALEMFQAVKDRAASADFIVASAAVSDYRPESSSPRKIKRESVERVERAFVQNPDIIAWAGANKRPGQILVGFAAETDDVLVHAQGKLERKKLDFIAANDLTSAGSGFGADTNTVTLLDRSGGRIELKGSKEAVAWEMWNVLSPTLA, encoded by the coding sequence ATGGTCCCTCTTCAATGGCAGAGTAACCGGCGAATAGTCCTCGCCGTCACAGGCGGCATCGCCGCCTACAAGACGCCGGGGCTCGTTCGCCTGTTGGCGTCGTACGGCTGTCAGGTCCGAGTCGTCATGACCCAAGCCGCCGAGTCGTTTGTCAGCCCCATGGTGCTGGAGACCCTGTCGGGAAATCGGGTCTGGCGTCAGTCGGATTTTCTGTCGGTTTCGGGCGGCTCCCAAATTCCCCACATCCAGCTGGCCCAGTGGGCCGAAGCCGTGATCGTAGCGCCCTGCACGGCTCACCACTTGGCCGCCGCCGCCGTTGGGCTGGGCGACTCGCTGGTGGCCGCGACGCTGTTAGCCACAAAAGCGCCGGTTCTGTTCTTTCCGGCGATGAACAGCCAGATGCTGGCTCACCCGGCCACAGAGGAAAACATTCGGACGTTGGCCCGCCGCGGCGCGTTCGTCGCCGGAGCTGAAAACGGCCCCCTCGCCTGCGGCGAAGAGGGGCCGGGCCGAATGCCCGAGCCGGAAGAAATCGTCCGGCAGCTGTGGCGCGTCCTCTCCCCAGCATCTGACTTGGCAGGCCGGCGAGTGCTCATCACGGCTGGACCGACCCGCGAGTACTTGGACCCGGTGCGTTTCATCTCCAACCCCAGCACGGGCAAAATGGGCGCGGCGCTTGCTTGGACCGCCGTGCTCCGCGGCGCGTCGGTTGAGGTCGTCGCAGGGCCGACGTCGGTTCAGTTCCCCAAGGAGGCGAGCGTGACGCGGGTCGTCTCGGCGCTTGAAATGTTCCAAGCCGTCAAGGACCGAGCGGCGAGCGCCGACTTTATCGTGGCCTCCGCGGCGGTGAGTGATTACCGCCCCGAGTCGTCGAGCCCCAGAAAAATTAAGCGCGAGTCGGTGGAACGGGTGGAGCGGGCGTTCGTCCAGAACCCGGACATCATCGCTTGGGCCGGGGCAAACAAGCGTCCCGGCCAGATTCTGGTCGGATTTGCCGCCGAAACGGACGACGTGCTGGTCCACGCCCAAGGCAAATTGGAGCGCAAAAAGCTGGACTTCATCGCCGCCAACGACCTGACGTCAGCGGGCAGCGGATTCGGGGCCGACACCAACACGGTGACCCTGCTGGACCGCTCGGGCGGCCGAATCGAGCTGAAAGGCTCCAAAGAAGCCGTCGCTTGGGAGATGTGGAACGTCCTGAGCCCGACATTGGCATGA